GAGCTGATCCCCATGTGCCATAACATCCTCATCACCGGCAGTGACCTGCGCTTTGAGCCCGACGTGGAAAACAGCTGCATCCATATCGAGGCTGAGCTCAGGACCACAGGAAAAACCGGTATTGAGATCGAAGCGCTGACGGCCGTTTCGGTGGCGGCCCTGACCATCTACGATATGTGTAAGGCTGTGGACCGCGAAATGGTCATCGGCGACATCAGGCTCATTAAGAAAACCGGAGGCCACTCCGGCACCTTTGAGCGGAAGGAGGAAAAGAAATGAAAGGAAAAGTAATTGCCATTAACCGGAGCGAAAAAAAGGGTGTGATGAAAACCCCCGTCGGTGAAGGCGTGTTTATCGAAAACTTTGGACTGGAGGGCGACGCCCACGGCGGCAACTGGCACCGCCAGGTCAGCCTTCTGGGTCAGGAGAGCATTGACAAAATGGTGGCCCTGGGCGCCGGAGAGCTGACGCCCGGCAATTTTGCCGAGAATATCACCACCGAGGGCATCACCGTTTATGAGCTGCCTGTGGGCACCCGCCTGAAAATCGGCGAGACCCTGCAGGAGGTTACCCAGATCGGCAAGGAATGCCACAAGGGCTGCGAGATCGCCAAAAAAGTAGGCGACTGCGTTATGCCCAGAGAGGGGATTTTTACCATTATCCTGAAGGGCGGCGTGGTAAAGCCCGGAGACACCATCGAGGTGCTGGAGGATTAGATACAGACTGAGATCGGCGCAAAATTGCGCCGATCTTTTTTACTTTTAAAGCTTGCTCAGATCGAGTATAATAAAGGCAAGGAGGAGCACTATGTGGATGGAATTGCTGGCAAGTTTTATAACCTTTCTGGGGCCGCTGTTTATGCGGTATTACCCTTTCCGTAAAAAGCTGAGAATACCGGTCTGGGCGTTGGGGCTGACGGTTGTGGTTGTCTGGGCCGGGGTGGTGGCAGCGCTTCTGGCTTTTGGCTATTCAGAGGAACACTCCGCGGACATTTACCGTAATATCACCTTTGTCCTTTTCTTTATCATGTCCTGTTTTGTGATAAGGGACCGGTTTGTCCGGCACTTTTTTGTCTATCTGATCTCCTACACGCTGATGGCAGTGAATATCGGCATCGCCCAGTTTGCCATGGTTCGTCTCGGCGGCGGATTTCTGACCATGATTCTTTTTACCCTGCTGTTTGACCTGCTGACCTATCCGGTGATCTTTTACTTTTTCCGCAGGATGCTGGAGCCGGTCATGGATCTGGATAATACGAGAATCTGGAACATCATATGGGTGCCGCCTATGCTGTCTGCCATTCTGGTAGCCGTCGCCACGCCGGGGATGCTGGGCGCAGCGCAGATCAGCTATGTGGTGATCCGGTCGCTGCTGGGTCTGGTCAGTGTGATCACCTGTGCGATTCTGGTCATCTGTCTGGGGCATGTCCGTGAGCAGGCCAGGAAGGAGAGCGCACTGGTACGGGTACAGGAGGTAGCCGATATGAAGGAGGAATTTCTCCACGGCCTGTCCCATGAGCTTCAGCTGCCCATTACCGTTGTCTCCGGGTTTGCCCAGCTCACCGGAGCCATGATGGGGGACGCGGCGATTGACCGGGACGCTGTCCGGGAGAATATGCGCCGGGTAGACAGTGAGGCCGGACGCATGGAGCGGATGGTAACCCAGCTTCTGGACGCTGCCGCCATCGAGAACGGCAGCTTTGCCCTGGTGCGCCAGCCCATGGATCTGTCCATTCTTCTGGAAACCGCCGCCCAAAATTATTTTCCGTTGATCGACATCGGCCGGCATAACACCATTGAGGTAAAGGCAGCTCATGGCCTGCCGCCTGTGTACGGCGACCGGGAACGCCTGTTACAGGTCGTGCTCAACCTTATTTCCAACAGTGTAAAGCACACGGAAGGGGGACGGATTACCCTTGAGGCAGAGCTTGAGGGCACAATGGTGGCCGTAGCCGTGGTGGATAATGGCGAGGGGATTCAACCAGAACTGATGCCTAGGCTGTTCACACGGCACAGTGTCAGGCGAACCCCGGACAGCAGTGGCCTGGGGCTGTATATCGCAGAGCAGATCATACATGCCCACGGAGGAAAAATCAGCGTTGAAAGTGAGCCGGGCAGAGGAACCAGCGTCCGTTTTACCATACCGGCAGTGAGAGGGGGAGATCAGGATGAATGAGAAGAAAGCGCCTGTGATACTTATGGTCGAGGATAATGAGCACGTGCGGGCACTCAACTGCTCTGTGCTGGAGCGTGCTGGTTACAGAGTGCTGACAGCACAGAGTCTTGCGGAAACACGCCCGATTTTGGCAAGCAAGCCCGACATCAGCATGGTGGTGCTGGATATCCTTTTGCCGGACGGCAATGGGCTCGCGTTTATCGGCGAGCTGCGCCAGTCCACCCACGCACCTGTGCTTTTGCTGAGCAGCCGGAGGGATTATGAGGATATTGTGAAAGGCCTGACCGGCGGGGCGGACGACTACATGACAAAGCCCTACCGCATCGAGGAGCTGCTGGCCCGGATTGTGGCCCTGCTCCGGCGGAAGGAAGCAATGCGTCCGCCGGCAGAGGTGGTGCGGGGGCCACTGGTAATGGATACCGTTGCCCAGAGAGGGTTTCTGTTTGACAGGGATATGCTGCTGCAGCCGAAGGAATATGCCATTCTTTTGTTCCTGATCCAAAACGAGGGCCAGGGCGTATCCGCCGAGCAGCTCTATGAAGCTGTCTGGAAGCTCCCGGCCGCCGGCAATGCGGGGGCAGTCAAAACAGCGGTTTCCCGTCTGCGCAGAAAGCTGGCGGGCAGCGGATTTACCATTACCGCTACCCGGGGCCGGGGCTATTGCTTTGAGAAGGAACAATAAAAAAGTAGAGTAAGCTGTCAATCTCAACAATAAATTTTGTTTCGTAAAATGCCGAAAAGCCCCACGAACACTATGCTTTATGTGTTTCTGCTTTAGTGTTCTAAAAATGCTGTTTGACGCCTGCGCTCCACGAGGGTTTATAAAAAGCTGTAAAAAAATATAAGATGTTGCGGAAAATATCAATGCTTTCGTTTGACAGACTGTACTTTGTATTCATGATCATATTGCCTGTTTTCTGCCATCTATTCTCTTGATTATATACTAAGTTTTTGAGAATAGGGCGTCTGATTTATTTATATAACAGAATTTCGTCCCCATAGGTTGAAAGCATAACAGGGTACTTGAAAGATTGAGAGTCCGGTTGACTTTGACGATAAATGCCGGGTACTTGATACTCTTGTTTTACAAGTGGAGGCCACAGGTGAGCAAGTTTTTATACATTACATTGGAAATTTTGAACCTTTTTCACTTTGCATTATGCCATTGTCAAAAATGGTTTGATATACTGCTCAAAAAACAACTTTTCTGGAATCCGGGTAATTTGTACTCGATTTTTTCGAACTGATAATCCGCCGCTCCAATTGCGCACATGCTTTAAATATCCAATTTCAAACGATGTTTTCTATTATACACAGTCTCATCTTGAAAATGCTGTCAGTCTGACAGACATTATAAATAACTGTAGCATCAGTCAGGGACATTTGAGCCGACTTTTTAAAAACAGCTGCAACATGTTTTCCCTAGTATTTATAACCGATAGAGTTTAGTCAGGCTCCCGCCTAGGCGGGAGCCTGACTGGCATAACCACGCGCAATACATTTTGCATTACTCTTTTCCTGATTCAAATCACAATCGATTAATCCTTCGATAAAATTTCATATAAAGCCTGATAGACACTCCTGCTGTCTGGTAAAGTCCTTATCCTGTCTATATCATCTTGATTTTTACCTAATTTGATGATTTGTTTAAACAATTCCAAATAATCTGTTTCGCCTTTTTGTGAGAAAAAAAACAGTAGATAAATGGTGTCCCCTTCATCAAAAGTAATACCATCCCGACTTACCATCAGACTGATACCATCCTCATATACGCCACTCTCTTTGCTGGCATGAGCAAGTGCAACACCTTGGTTAACAATGATATAACTGCCATATTCCTCTATGTTACCGATTGCTTCCTGGACATATCTTTCATCAAAAAAGCCATCTCTTATCATATCTTCAGGTGCAATTTTCATTGCTTGCCGCCAATGGAGTTCACCGTTTACAATTTTGATATATTTTGATTTGAGCATATTCAGCAGCGCGAAATCTGTGCCTGCGTTATCCATATCAAAAGATGCTTCCAAAATCCGTTCAAGCTCACGATTCATAAAATCAATTTTCTGGCTATTGTCTGATTCATAAATGGCATAAATTTTTGATAGTACTGGAAAACGTACTCTTGTGTTAGACAATTTTGTTTTGTTCCGCTGAAAAGCCAGATTTTGTATCTTATTGATGTCCTCTACTGTAAGCAGTGGACTGACGACAATAACGGGAAGGACACTATCTTGAATCAGGACTGTCGATATAATAAAATCAGTATTTTTAAAGCAGCCCTTAGCTTCCTCCACCTGTTGGGTTGTCATCGTGTCTACAATATCAAAATTAAAATAATTCTTTATCTGGGCTTCCAAATATTTACTGGTAGCCATACTGCCCGGACAGGATATGATAACAGACAGGGGGGGACTGTTTTTTCTGCCTCTCAACAAGGCGGCACAGATATGAATAATAATACTATCTTTCATTTTTGAGGTCAGGGGGGAATAGAGATATTTTTCTAATATATAGAATTTTCCTTCCGCTATCTCCTGTATCCGCAAAAAATCACTGTTATTTTTATACTCTATATCCCAGTCATAATCTGCATCATTCCAGAGGTTCATTCCCTTCACATGGGAAATCAGAGACTCAACCAAAAGATTATCTAACTGAATATCTACATCGATTTCCTTGCTTATTTCCATCAGAAAATGGCAGATAACACTGTATAGCCCAAAATCATTAAGATTTTTAATTTGGGGGAGCAGTCTTCTTTCAAGTATTTGCTTTTCAACGGTTAGAATCCCATTGACGCCCAAAGACACATATCCTAATTCTGCTGCAACCTCATTTACCATGTTCCCAATCATATCTAACTTCCGGGAAGATAAATTCAGTTCTTTAAAGTCCTGCTCTTCACGTTCAATCTGCTGCAGTCTGTTGAGTAAGACAAAAATAATGATCGCGATCTCAAAAAATATATCCTTTGGAAATATCAGGTTATTTTCTCTGGTGAAACTGTTCATATGAAAGATGGTATCTCTAAGTGAATAAATAAAACCTGCCTTTTTGATGATAAACCTTACAAAAAACGTTTTCTCCAATTTTATATTCGGAATCAGATTTCGAAATATACCGACTAAAAGTTTTTGTGTTTTTTCTTCTATTGCTTCAATTTTGATTCCATGTTTACTTTTGGCTACAAAGTTTATTTCATATGCCTTCAGATACTCATCTACCAGCCTGCAATCATTCACAATGGTATTTCTTGTAACATATAGCTCATCTGCAAGTTGTTGCATCGAATAATAACCTTTATGATAGAGAAGTACAATTATGATATAGATTTTGCGTTCTTCCGGAGACATTTTGTATTGATAAGGATCCATGGCATACACATTATCTATCAGTTTTCTGATATTCTGTCTTTTATTAAGTTTAAGCTTCTGACTGTCACAAAACAAAGTTGATTTAAAACCCGTTTCTCTGGTGAAATTCAGCAAATCTTGTACATCATTCCTCAGTGTTTTTTCAGATATATGGTATTCGTCTGCCAGTTTTAGAAGGTTCAATTCGCCAGTTGGATTTTGCAGGAGTCTCTGTAAGATTTCTGTACTTCTCTTTTTCATATGTCACTCTCGCCATTATTTTAATATTTTTTAATCTTTATGCTTCTGCAATTTGCTTCATCAATTCCAATAGTTTTTTCTCTGCACCTGCCTTGTTTACTCCAGAAATCAGGCCAAATACACTCATGTACGGCTTTTCTAACGGATTGCGGTAATTTGCTGTCGTCAGTACAAGATCGACGTCTTTCTGTTTTTCCGGAACTTCCGCAATCGTTGCTTTAATGATTTTGACCTTAATTCCTGCATTTTCTGCAATTTCCTTTACGGCTTGTTGTGCAATCGTTGAAGTTGCGACTCCGCTTCCACATGCTACTAAAATTTTAATTTCCTTTGACATAATTTTTTCTCCCTTTATTTTATATTTATTACTCTATACTTGCATGGCGCTTTGCCATTTTTTTATTTGTATCTTCATTTTTTTTGCTCATTTTCAGAATTACCGCATCAAAAATCATTAGCAACATCTGTTCGAACAGACTTCCTAAGGGCTGGATGCTGGCTTTTGATTCTGAAAATTTGTTAGCCGCTTCAATCTGTATTAATGGTTCGTGGTTTCTGCTTAAAGTTGATTCCTGACTGCCTGTTATGACAAGCACATCTACACCTTGTTTGACTCCGTCATCTGCCGCCGTACATACACTCTGGGTTTCACCTGAAGCAGAGGAAACAATCAATAAATCGCCTTTTTCTATAGATGGTGTTGTCGTTTCTCCTACCACGTAGGATTGGTATCCAATCTGCATTAGACGCATAGCCAATGCCTTGAGCATCAGACCTGAACGCCCTGTTCCATATACAAAAATCCTTTTATGTTCATCGATCGTTTCAATAAACTGATCGATTTGTTCTTCTGTTATTTGTTTAGAAGCATTTTTTAATTCTACGTTAATATCCAGTAATTCCATTTTATCCCTTTCATTATACTTCAAAACCAGTTTTTATATCTAAATAAATTGTAAAAAACTAACCAATTTGTTCCTGTAAATATTCAACTATCTTTTCATCGGAAAGTGAATTACATTTTAGCAGTGCTTCTGGATTATCTAAGAAAGACATCATATTCTGCAGCGCATCCAAATGTTCATTCGGATCTTTTATCGCCAGATTAAAAATCATATCTGTACGAACAACTTGTATATCATCATCCATCCGCCGGAAAACAACGGGTTTATCCAATTTCAAAAAACATACGCTACTCTGTGTAATCCCATCATCTTGTACGTGTGGAATGGCTGTCGGTATTTCCGACGGTAATCCTGTGGGATAATCTCTTTCGCGTTTTACACATAGTTCTCCAAACTTGTCACTGACATATCCCGCTTTAAATAAAGCGTCGCCACACATTCGTATTGCTTCCTCTCCATCCTTTGCAGAGCCATGAATAACTACATATTTATTTCCCATATAAATCTCCTTTTTTTAACCAAATAATCCAAACAGCTTATGCACCAATGAAACGATCAGATTACCCGGATTCCATCCAAAATGAGATGCAGTTACCAAATTATCAAAATGAACACCTGTAACGGACATCATCTGTGTAGCTTCGGGTATAAACATATTTGCAAAGAACAAAGTCATATACATCATAATTGTCATGCTGATTAGTGTTCTGAAAATATTACCCTTACTTGTCAACACACACATTGGCGCCAAATAACAAACTTCTGCCAAAATTCCAAGTGGAAAGAACCTCATCCCAGGTACGAGAAAAGCTAACAAAATTGTAATTGGAATCATGATTGCAGCACATGTGATACAGGCTGGATCACCTAAGCCAAGTGCAATATCCATACCAATATAAATATCTGCATCTTCACCAATTTTCTTATGCATGTATTCATTCGCCGCATTGCCCATAGGGGTCAGACCTTCCATCATAATACTGACCATTCTTGGTATCAGCACCATAGCTGCGGCAACGCCCATTCCAATTGTCAAAATGGAACCGAAATCTTGGCTTGTTAATAGTGCCAAAAGCACACCAACGAACAGTCCAATGATTGCCGGATCACCAAACACACCTAATTTTTTTCCGATTTTATCAACATTTACATCAATTTTGTTTAGTCCGGGGATCAAATCTATAAGTTTATTAATTAAAAATGTAATTGGATAGATCCATGCACAAAATGCAAATGTCGTACATGTCGTTCCTTCCAATCCAAAGAACTCACCCCATTTTGGCGCCAGCCACTGCGCAAAGAACAGTACAACCAGCCCACATGCCACTGCAACAAAAAAACCGATAAATACGTTTCCTGACAAAGCATATGCCAGGGCTCCTGGAACCAGAAAGTGCATGAAGTTCCAAATATCTACATTCAGTACTTTTGTTATCTTTAAACGAACCAAAACCAAATTCAGGACTATGATAACCGGTATTACAAATACAGCGAAGGGTACAGTCCATGATGCAGCACCAAGCGCTGCAAATCCAACTTCTAAAGTATCATAGCCCGAGCCCAATGCTTTGTAATATTCCATAACCGGCTGGACAGATGTCGTTAATAAGTTAACTGAAAGAACAAGACCTTGAAAACCAATACCAACCAGCAACCCTGATTTAATGGCATGCCCGATCTTCATCCCGAAGAACTTACCTAAGATGGCAATGACAAACGGAAGCAGGACCGCCGCGCCCAGATTAATAAATCCCTGAAAAAATTCTAATACAGCTCCCATATAATTTCTCCTATGCTATTGTTCGTCCGCCATCCATCAGAATTGTTTGACCTTGAATGTATGAATTAGCCGGATCGGCCAGGAATACTGCCAAATTGGCAACATCCTCCACCGTGCCAAGACGACGTACAGGAATTTTTTCCAGCACGGCATCCAAATCAGCCTGTGTCGGGTAATTTACGCGCATCATTTCACCTGTATCAATTAATCTCGGCGCAATGGCATTTACATTTACTCCTTTTGGTCCTAATTCTTTAGCCAATCCGCGCATCAGACCTTCCCCGCCTGCCTTTGAGGCCGGATAAGATACGCCGCCACCCGTTCCGCTCAATGCAGATCCAGAACTAATGTATACGATAGAGCCTTTATTTGTTAGGAAATCGTTATAAAACGCCTTTACAGTATTGAATAATCCGTTTAAATTAATACTAAGTGTCTTATTCCATTCTTCAAAAGTAATATCATTAACTTTGTTTTTGAACGCTACACCTGCATTAAGTACGAGTGTGTCAATTCGTCCAAACGCTTCAAACACTTTATCACGAACGTTTACCATTGCTTCTGGATTTGATACATCTGCCTGGACGAACAGAGATTTCACATAATCGCGTGTAATTTCTGCTGCTGTTTCCGTTCCGGTTGCTTCATTATAATCAACGATTACCGTATTTGCCCCTTGGCCTGCAAACTGTACCGCAATCTGCTTTCCAATCCCATGTGCCGCTCCTGTTACCAATACTACTTTGTTTTCAAATTTTTGCATTTTTGTTTTCTACCTCTGCGTTTATATTATTTGAATTTTAATCTTTACACTGCCAATCCGATTACGATCACGATCGCTATTTTATTGCTTCGCGGAGTTTACGGTAGCGTTCTTTCGGATTGTCTGTGAATAAATATCCTCCCACAACAATTAAGTCTGCTCCAGCTTCCTTTACCTGTTTAGCAATAATATCATTCATGCCGCCGTCAACTTCGATCTGAATGTCACGCTCACCAATCATATTTTTCAGATTGCTAATTTTTTTCAGGCTTTTTTTAATAAAAGTCTGCCCCGGTGTCCCTGGATTAATTGTCATAATCAGCACATAATCAATATCATCTAGCAGATATTCAAGAACAGATTCCGGTGTTCCCGGATTAAGAACGACTCCGGCTTTTCTTCCCGCATTTTTAATTCGCTGGACCATATTGTGGATATGCGGCGTTGTTTCGTAATGAACCGAAATCATTTCTGCTCCGGTGGCAATCACATCATCCAAATGATCTTTAGGATGATCTACCATCATATGAACATCAAAAATCATTTTAGAAGCTTTTTTCATTGCAGCAACCTGATTAGGTCCGAAAGCAATATTTGAAACATAATTCCCATCCATCATATCAACATGCAAAATTCTGGTGTTTTCTTTTTCTAAAAAATCTATCTCTTCTTTTAATCTTAGAATATCCGCTCCAAAAATCGAGGGTAATATTTCAGCCATTGGTAATCCTCCAAGTTTCCAGTTCTAAGAAGTGATCAGTTTCTTATGTTGGTATTGCAAAGTTTTTCGCGCATCAACTTTATGTTTTTATTATATCAGCATATAATTAGCTTTTAAAGAGCAATTTATTACTGACGTTTTAGAAGTGAATTTACTAATTAAAAACAGCACAAAAAAAACCGACTGACTTTCACTTTTGAAATCAGTCGGTTTTCCACGTTGTTTGAAATACAATGTCGTTCATGCCGTACTCCTTTCCTGCAGGATAGCATAAACAGTTATGAGGGCTTATAAGAGGATTTTTGTCTATCAAATCAATAAAAAAATAGCCTAAAAGGTTATAAATTAGTAATGATTCTGTTTTTGTAATAGAATCATCATAGAATCGGAAAGGTTACAAATTAGTAACCTTTCTACTTTTTAGAACAGAAGCATTGTATAATAGAGGCAGGGGTAGACATCCCCGAAAAAACAGGAAGCTGACAATTGCGCGGCTTCCTGTTTTATTTATAATATATTGCGACAGGAGGAGGCATTATGGAACATTCCAAAATTAAAAACATCATCATCGTCGTTCTGGCGGTGCTGCTGCTGGCAGCTGTTGGCTTTATCGCCTGGTATTTTACCCGGCCGGCGGCGCCGGAGCTGGAGCGGGGCGCGGTTGCCCTGACACCCACGCCCACAGGCCAGCAGGCGCCGGACGGCATTCAGATTCCCGGCTATCCCCAGCTCGTTGCCGACAGTGCCACAGGCGTTGTCAGTGTGATGTTTCAGAATCCGGAGGGGAACCCCTGCTATTTTCAGATCGACCTGGTGCTTCAGGATACCGGCGAAACCATCTACAAATCAGGTTTGTTTGAGCCCGGCACAGGGATCGAGAGCCCAAAGCTTGACACCATACCAGCGCCAGGCGTCTACAGCGCCGTGATTGTCTATAACACCCAGAGCCTGACGGATAACAGCTCCATGAACGGCGCGTCGATCCAGACCGAGCTGACTGTTCAGTAAAACGATGAGAGAAAAGGAGTGGCGTGATGAAATTTAAGCGATTAACAGCCGCGGCAGCCGCAGCGCTTCTGCTGCTGTCTCTGGGAGGAAATGCCCTCGCGGCGGGAGAACAGGAAGGCAAAACCCCCATGTCCATCCATTTTCTGGTAAAGCCGGATTATGTGGTGGTCATGCCCAAAAGTGTGAGCCTGAGCTATGACCGCGGCACCGCCTATTCGCTGGGCACCGTGTACGCCCCGCAGATAACCATGCCCGAGGGGAAGGCCCTGCGGGTGAGCATTCCAGACCGCACTCTGCGGCTGTTCCTCAGCCCGGACCAGCCCGGCCAGGGAGAGCTGGCCTATTCGGCCTATATGACACCCTGGCAGCAGAAAGACGGCCCAAAAGCCAGCGAAGCTCTGCTCCGTCAGGGCGATCGGTACGATCTGTACGCAAGCTTTAGCTTTGATGAGGCCCGGCAGGTGAGCGCAGGAAAATACCGCCCCAAAAGTCCGGCTAAAGGCGATACCCTTTATCTGAAATTTGAAGTTGTGGAGGTGCCGTAATGAGGCAGTTCATAATAAGCCTGTCCCTTGTGCTGCTGACACTGCTCTGGTGCGCGCCGGCAATGGCGCAGGAGGGCCAGACCTATGGCAGCGACCTGACCGTCAGCGTTTCTCAGGAGCTCATCGACGCGGACCGGGAGAGCCCGTCTGAGGATAATCCGCGCACCGGCGGTGTTCTCAACGTCCGGCAGGCCGGTTTTCTGGCGGCGGGCACAGCGGCCATCGGCGTATTGGCAGCCGCGGCCCTTTACAGGAAAAGAAACCAAAAAAGTGACGCACCCGTCCAGGGTGGTAAAAACAAAGCGCAAAAGGAGTAAATCATGAAAAAGAAAATAACCGCACTTGTTCTGGCACTCGGTCTGCTGCTGCTGGCCCAGCCAGCTTTAGCCCAGGGAGAGCCCCTTCCCACGACAACCATTCCGTCAGACGCTAGAGGAGAAGCCAGCGGGGGAAGCGAGATCAAGGTTACCTTTATGCTTCCGGCTTATACGCTGGTCATCCCGAAAACCTTAGCCTTTGGAGACACCTTCTGGGTAAAGCAGCAGCATTATACAAAGGATTTTGAAGTCTCTGTTTTTGGCATGGCGGAGGAGGCCCTGAAGCTGGGCTACGTGGTGGATGTGAAGACAAGCGGCAGCGGCTCGGGCGGCGCTTACACGCTGGAAAAGGGGAGCGGCGGCCCCACAATCGCCTACACGGTTAAAAACGGGGCCGCAGAGATCCCAGCCAACAGTGAGTTTGCCACCTTTAAGGCAAATAATACGCCCCAGACAGGCACCGTTACACTGAACTCACCGGCAGACAGCGCCAATGCCGGACAATATCAGGGAAACCTGGTATTTTCAGCGGCATTGGTTCCTCCGGTTAAGACAACCCCGTAAGGAGGCAATTCTATGAAAAAGAAAAAATACCGTATTTTGTCCCTGCTGCTGGCCCTGTGCCTGCTGCTGTCCGCCCAGCCGGTTTTTGCCGGTGACGGGAGCGACCCAATTGTGACCCCCACGCCGATTCCCACACCGGCCGAGTATCCCTCCAAAGCCGACGGCAGCGCCGATGGGCATGCAGAGGTCAGCGTTACCCTTAACGCGTCGCCAAGTTATACACTGGTCATACCGCCCTACATTAAGGCCGGCAATAATGGGATGATCTACCAGTACGATGAAGATGGAAGGACGATCCCCTTTGAGATAAGCATTAAAAACTGCAAGACTTTTGAATCCGGCCTGTACCGTATAGCCGTGACGGTTACCGGAAGCGGCGGCAAAAACAATGATGAATTTTTGCTTGAAGGTGACGGAGGCGGTGGAAATATGTACCAACTTGCCTATAGCCTGTACAAAGAAGAATCCGCCGGCAGCTTTACAGAGGTAAAGCCACACGGGGAGTTCGCCAGCTTTTTACATCCCTTCAACGAAGAAGAATCAATAGCTGCGGGAAAGGTGGTTCTGGCGAACCCGGAAAACCTGCCGGTAAATAGCTCCATGACTTTAACCGGATATCTGTATTTTCACGCAGAGGTCGTCAATAAAGGCGCCATCAGCTAAGCTTAAAGCGCGGTATGTGCCGCGTGGGAGAAAACATTATGAAAAAGAGATTAACACTGTTCCTGCTGGCCCTGTGCCTGCTGAGCGCACAGCCGGCCCTCGCGGCTGATCAGGAAATCACACCCGGCCCCGGCACCTACGGGGCCGAGGGACCAGTTGAGGTTGATATGAACATCGAAGAGGGATTTGTGGTCGTAATCCCCAGAGCCCTCACCATCACACCCGGTGTGGGTGGCCGAGAATACGCTGTGGGCGAGGTGCGCCTGACCGAGGTGCACCTTTACGGCAGCCGCAGCCTGCGCCTTGTCCTGCCCGGTGCCATCCGACTTGACAGTGCCGTGAGCCTCGG
The DNA window shown above is from Eubacterium limosum and carries:
- the hxlB gene encoding 6-phospho-3-hexuloisomerase, with protein sequence MELLDINVELKNASKQITEEQIDQFIETIDEHKRIFVYGTGRSGLMLKALAMRLMQIGYQSYVVGETTTPSIEKGDLLIVSSASGETQSVCTAADDGVKQGVDVLVITGSQESTLSRNHEPLIQIEAANKFSESKASIQPLGSLFEQMLLMIFDAVILKMSKKNEDTNKKMAKRHASIE
- a CDS encoding MOSC domain-containing protein, giving the protein MKGKVIAINRSEKKGVMKTPVGEGVFIENFGLEGDAHGGNWHRQVSLLGQESIDKMVALGAGELTPGNFAENITTEGITVYELPVGTRLKIGETLQEVTQIGKECHKGCEIAKKVGDCVMPREGIFTIILKGGVVKPGDTIEVLED
- a CDS encoding PTS sugar transporter subunit IIB — protein: MSKEIKILVACGSGVATSTIAQQAVKEIAENAGIKVKIIKATIAEVPEKQKDVDLVLTTANYRNPLEKPYMSVFGLISGVNKAGAEKKLLELMKQIAEA
- a CDS encoding BglG family transcription antiterminator, with protein sequence MKKRSTEILQRLLQNPTGELNLLKLADEYHISEKTLRNDVQDLLNFTRETGFKSTLFCDSQKLKLNKRQNIRKLIDNVYAMDPYQYKMSPEERKIYIIIVLLYHKGYYSMQQLADELYVTRNTIVNDCRLVDEYLKAYEINFVAKSKHGIKIEAIEEKTQKLLVGIFRNLIPNIKLEKTFFVRFIIKKAGFIYSLRDTIFHMNSFTRENNLIFPKDIFFEIAIIIFVLLNRLQQIEREEQDFKELNLSSRKLDMIGNMVNEVAAELGYVSLGVNGILTVEKQILERRLLPQIKNLNDFGLYSVICHFLMEISKEIDVDIQLDNLLVESLISHVKGMNLWNDADYDWDIEYKNNSDFLRIQEIAEGKFYILEKYLYSPLTSKMKDSIIIHICAALLRGRKNSPPLSVIISCPGSMATSKYLEAQIKNYFNFDIVDTMTTQQVEEAKGCFKNTDFIISTVLIQDSVLPVIVVSPLLTVEDINKIQNLAFQRNKTKLSNTRVRFPVLSKIYAIYESDNSQKIDFMNRELERILEASFDMDNAGTDFALLNMLKSKYIKIVNGELHWRQAMKIAPEDMIRDGFFDERYVQEAIGNIEEYGSYIIVNQGVALAHASKESGVYEDGISLMVSRDGITFDEGDTIYLLFFFSQKGETDYLELFKQIIKLGKNQDDIDRIRTLPDSRSVYQALYEILSKD
- a CDS encoding response regulator transcription factor, with translation MNEKKAPVILMVEDNEHVRALNCSVLERAGYRVLTAQSLAETRPILASKPDISMVVLDILLPDGNGLAFIGELRQSTHAPVLLLSSRRDYEDIVKGLTGGADDYMTKPYRIEELLARIVALLRRKEAMRPPAEVVRGPLVMDTVAQRGFLFDRDMLLQPKEYAILLFLIQNEGQGVSAEQLYEAVWKLPAAGNAGAVKTAVSRLRRKLAGSGFTITATRGRGYCFEKEQ
- the moaC gene encoding cyclic pyranopterin monophosphate synthase MoaC, translating into MSDEFTHFNEEGRGRMVDVTHKKDTARMALARGAIYMKPETLEKILNNQMKKGDVLSVAQIGGIMGCKRTSELIPMCHNILITGSDLRFEPDVENSCIHIEAELRTTGKTGIEIEALTAVSVAALTIYDMCKAVDREMVIGDIRLIKKTGGHSGTFERKEEKK
- a CDS encoding PTS sugar transporter subunit IIA, which produces MGNKYVVIHGSAKDGEEAIRMCGDALFKAGYVSDKFGELCVKRERDYPTGLPSEIPTAIPHVQDDGITQSSVCFLKLDKPVVFRRMDDDIQVVRTDMIFNLAIKDPNEHLDALQNMMSFLDNPEALLKCNSLSDEKIVEYLQEQIG
- a CDS encoding sensor histidine kinase produces the protein MWMELLASFITFLGPLFMRYYPFRKKLRIPVWALGLTVVVVWAGVVAALLAFGYSEEHSADIYRNITFVLFFIMSCFVIRDRFVRHFFVYLISYTLMAVNIGIAQFAMVRLGGGFLTMILFTLLFDLLTYPVIFYFFRRMLEPVMDLDNTRIWNIIWVPPMLSAILVAVATPGMLGAAQISYVVIRSLLGLVSVITCAILVICLGHVREQARKESALVRVQEVADMKEEFLHGLSHELQLPITVVSGFAQLTGAMMGDAAIDRDAVRENMRRVDSEAGRMERMVTQLLDAAAIENGSFALVRQPMDLSILLETAAQNYFPLIDIGRHNTIEVKAAHGLPPVYGDRERLLQVVLNLISNSVKHTEGGRITLEAELEGTMVAVAVVDNGEGIQPELMPRLFTRHSVRRTPDSSGLGLYIAEQIIHAHGGKISVESEPGRGTSVRFTIPAVRGGDQDE